TGATAAAAGCCGCTTTTCCAGTACATGACCTTGCGGCGGGTCCCGGAAGGGGGAATGATCATGATCAGTTCATTGGCTTCCTGGAACTGACTGATGGATTGGGCCACAACGTTATTTGATTTTGAACGGTCGACTGGAATGGCGCCCAGCCATTTGAAAAAAGGCCCCATGGGCCACCGGAACCACTCCGCTTTCATCATAATGAGTGGTTTGATGCGGAAAATGAACGCCAGGCAGACCGTATACAGGAAATCCCAGTTCGACGTATGGGGTGCGGCGATGATGACATAACGGGGGATGTCGGGTCTGCAGCCTTC
The sequence above is drawn from the Thermodesulfobacteriota bacterium genome and encodes:
- a CDS encoding lysophospholipid acyltransferase family protein; this translates as MPYTVHDTPVVRPLMRLMAICIFKIAGWKSEGCRPDIPRYVIIAAPHTSNWDFLYTVCLAFIFRIKPLIMMKAEWFRWPMGPFFKWLGAIPVDRSKSNNVVAQSISQFQEANELIMIIPPSGTRRKVMYWKSGFYHIANGAGVPIVLGYLDYGRKAGGIGPAVMPTGDIEADMVTIRDFYSDIKGRHPLNSSTWVKADNGDAAPS